The genomic interval CGGCCGCTCTTGCAGGCCGCGTTCTCCCATCGCGGCACCGCGGTGCTCGACGTGATCAGCCCGTGCGTGACGTTCAACAACCACGAGGGCTCTTCCAAGAGCTACACCGTGGTCAAGGAGCACGACGCGCCGCTCCACGACATCACGTTCGTGCCGCACTACGAGAACATCGAGATCGATTACGAGCCCGGCGAGACCCGCGAGGTGTCACTCCACGACGGCTCGAAGGTCCTCTTGAAGAAGCTCGAGCAGGACTTCGATCCCACCGACCGCAAGCGATCCATCGACGTGATCGAGGACGGCCGGCTTACGAACCGGATCGTGACGGGGCTTCTCTACCTGGATCGGGAGAAGCAGGCGCTGGACG from Candidatus Eisenbacteria bacterium carries:
- a CDS encoding 2-oxoacid:ferredoxin oxidoreductase subunit beta, whose translation is RPLLQAAFSHRGTAVLDVISPCVTFNNHEGSSKSYTVVKEHDAPLHDITFVPHYENIEIDYEPGETREVSLHDGSKVLLKKLEQDFDPTDRKRSIDVIEDGRLTNRIVTGLLYLDREKQALDEDLGLVPEPLASLPLERVRPSREALEEIMAGLKTGSGGSAATAGGG